One window of Paenibacillus albicereus genomic DNA carries:
- a CDS encoding ABC transporter permease: MNATPQAARRARLPLRFELDPAGKGSPWWTPIVSVVAALVLCAVFIAANGMNPLTVYAKMLNGAFGSSFGLTETLVKAIPLLLCGLGVSIAYRISVWNIGAEGQLIAGAMGATAITIYLPGLSLWLTIPAMLLAGMAAGALWGLLTAIPRTYFQVNELITSLMLNYIALLALNYVVFGPWKDPKGFNFPGTPMFGDNQMLPVLGDTRLHLGLVFALGAVVLYAVLIRYTRWGYELRLIGANPDAARGAGINIRKHILLVMAISGGLAGIAGMAEVAGVSHRLMYGISPGYGYTAIIVAWLAKLHPAGLLVTSFLFGGLIVGGYSVQTIGMPSSISSMIQGAILFCLIAGDMAARFRIRRAA; the protein is encoded by the coding sequence ATGAACGCAACACCGCAAGCCGCGCGGCGGGCCCGCCTGCCGCTGCGCTTCGAGCTTGACCCGGCGGGCAAGGGCTCGCCGTGGTGGACGCCGATCGTCTCGGTCGTGGCGGCGCTTGTCCTATGCGCCGTCTTCATCGCCGCGAACGGGATGAATCCGCTGACCGTCTACGCCAAGATGTTGAACGGCGCGTTCGGCTCCAGCTTCGGCTTGACCGAGACGCTTGTCAAGGCGATTCCGCTGCTGCTGTGCGGCCTCGGTGTCTCGATCGCCTACCGCATCTCGGTGTGGAACATCGGCGCGGAGGGGCAGCTGATCGCCGGCGCGATGGGCGCGACCGCGATCACGATCTACCTGCCGGGGCTGTCCCTTTGGCTGACGATCCCGGCCATGCTGCTCGCCGGCATGGCGGCCGGCGCGCTGTGGGGCCTGCTCACCGCGATCCCGCGCACGTATTTTCAAGTCAACGAGCTCATCACGTCGCTCATGCTGAACTACATCGCGCTGCTCGCGCTCAACTACGTCGTCTTCGGCCCGTGGAAGGACCCCAAGGGCTTCAACTTCCCCGGCACGCCGATGTTCGGAGACAACCAGATGCTGCCGGTGCTCGGCGATACGCGGCTGCATCTGGGCCTCGTCTTCGCCCTAGGCGCCGTCGTCCTGTACGCCGTCCTCATCCGCTATACCCGCTGGGGCTACGAGCTGCGCCTGATCGGGGCCAATCCGGACGCCGCGCGCGGGGCCGGCATCAACATCCGCAAGCATATCCTCCTCGTCATGGCGATCAGCGGCGGACTCGCCGGCATCGCCGGCATGGCGGAGGTGGCGGGCGTCTCGCACCGGCTCATGTACGGCATCTCGCCGGGCTACGGCTATACGGCAATCATCGTCGCCTGGCTCGCCAAGCTGCATCCCGCCGGCCTGCTCGTCACGTCATTCCTGTTCGGCGGACTCATCGTCGGCGGCTACAGCGTGCAAACGATCGGCATGCCTTCGTCGATCTCGTCGATGATCCAAGGCGCGATCCTGTTCTGCCTCATCGCCGGCGACATGGCGGCGCGCTTCCGCATCCGCCGCGCCGCCTAG